The proteins below come from a single Vibrio natriegens NBRC 15636 = ATCC 14048 = DSM 759 genomic window:
- a CDS encoding lipopolysaccharide biosynthesis protein codes for MNVSHLKNISLYAVSLFLIKGVSLFTLPLMAQYLSPQEIGHLELLGITTVFFSLIVGIAMHENLYRFIGTISRFTVRKRKASQLYSASLVASFSLSLFILFIYYLVPFKLSTFTSEQILFMALVWCYEAPLAISLAWLRLHNQASLFFKICVVTVLAQVSLLVVVLTYKPDVTLVFALNIVCTFIQFLFLHVFINFPFSLPNKQRFIRYIRYSAPLMLSGVVAFGLSGAERWLIAGATDLETLGMYAIAAKFALGVGILIQPFHMWWMPKRFETMDKNGGEHVASVTTQGILLLCVISVAVAWLSQLFISFSLPDSYQPAINLVGMTITMMLFKELVELTNFGILYQKHTSQLLYINLASTALAMVICILSADLGIEAMLYGLIAGQLSRFIFTIWFSQRAHYLDYQTSPICALTALTVLFLLTSRYHQSIEVSALMLLLQPLGIIAFAIRFQLISGASLKRLSITLTRYVGRSL; via the coding sequence ATGAATGTTAGCCATCTGAAAAACATCAGTTTATATGCAGTCAGCCTGTTTCTCATTAAAGGTGTGTCCCTATTCACTTTACCTCTTATGGCCCAATACTTGTCACCGCAAGAAATCGGCCATCTCGAGTTGCTCGGTATCACAACGGTATTCTTTAGTCTGATTGTGGGCATTGCAATGCACGAAAATCTTTATCGATTTATAGGCACAATCAGTCGCTTCACGGTGCGAAAAAGAAAAGCTTCTCAACTGTACAGTGCATCGCTCGTTGCTTCTTTCAGTCTGAGTTTGTTTATCTTGTTCATTTATTACCTGGTCCCTTTTAAGCTTTCGACGTTCACCAGTGAGCAAATCCTATTTATGGCTTTGGTTTGGTGTTACGAAGCGCCCCTTGCTATCAGCCTTGCCTGGTTAAGATTGCATAATCAAGCAAGCTTGTTCTTTAAGATATGTGTCGTGACCGTATTAGCTCAGGTTTCTTTACTTGTTGTCGTCCTGACATACAAACCGGACGTGACACTCGTTTTTGCCCTCAATATCGTGTGTACCTTCATACAGTTTTTGTTTTTGCACGTTTTCATCAACTTTCCATTTTCCCTACCTAACAAACAACGCTTTATTCGTTATATCCGCTACTCTGCGCCGCTTATGCTATCCGGTGTTGTGGCTTTTGGTTTAAGTGGTGCAGAAAGGTGGCTGATCGCTGGAGCAACCGATTTAGAAACCTTAGGCATGTATGCGATTGCGGCTAAATTCGCGCTTGGCGTCGGTATTCTTATCCAACCTTTTCATATGTGGTGGATGCCAAAACGTTTCGAAACCATGGACAAAAATGGAGGAGAACATGTCGCTAGCGTGACGACTCAAGGGATACTGCTGTTGTGCGTTATTTCTGTCGCTGTGGCATGGCTTAGTCAACTTTTTATTTCGTTCTCTTTACCGGACTCTTACCAGCCTGCTATCAATTTGGTTGGAATGACCATAACAATGATGCTATTCAAAGAGCTGGTCGAGTTGACCAACTTCGGCATTCTCTACCAAAAGCACACCTCTCAGCTTTTGTACATTAACCTCGCCTCCACCGCATTGGCGATGGTGATTTGTATCCTTTCTGCTGACCTCGGCATTGAAGCAATGCTTTACGGGTTGATCGCGGGGCAATTAAGTCGATTCATATTCACAATCTGGTTTAGCCAACGTGCGCATTATCTGGATTATCAAACCAGCCCTATTTGTGCGCTGACAGCGTTAACGGTGCTGTTTCTATTAACCAGTCGGTATCATCAAAGTATCGAGGTGTCCGCGTTAATGCTGCTGCTTCAACCGTTAGGCATTATCGCTTTTGCCATTCGGTTCCAGTTGATTTCAGGTGCTTCACTCAAACGTCTTTCAATTACGTTAACTCGTTACGTGGGTCGCTCACTATGA
- a CDS encoding O-antigen ligase family protein, translated as MNSVKHARPIMIMTLVTFTLAMVWYVIPHPAIVVVLCFLPLAALFVLHQTFWLVSLFVLFSFFRIHEALPALYSLKIPLLLSLGALGALIWHTLISRQLQTFWHPSMTWLVLFWGLVVIGIVLSSNPGVAITYFKNIYWKIIIMTLAIAWLVNTEDAVRKIATLIILAGGLIAVVALYNSASGIGLVEGTRVTIGRQLGSVLGDPNDLSLVLMFPLAFAISFATTKGIGFSRILGITGLVLAMAAVIATQSRGGLLGSVAVFGIFGLRLIRSKSLLIFIAVIGLLGLFAVAGISDRQSGGAAEDGIDASAMGRLYAWEAAFKMAVVNPFSGVGLNNFYSNYYYYSPHWDGLNHAVHSTWFGVLAETGFLGLAVFIGMIISLIKTSRQTLSILNQRKGLVSPYLTATALAVYAGVIGTVVSGTFLTQGFTWPIYILAALCIAISRITQIRSQIEKTKETLNK; from the coding sequence ATGAATAGTGTCAAACACGCCAGGCCAATAATGATAATGACGCTGGTTACGTTTACGCTAGCCATGGTTTGGTATGTTATACCTCATCCAGCCATTGTCGTTGTGCTCTGCTTTTTACCGCTTGCGGCATTGTTTGTGCTCCATCAGACATTCTGGTTGGTGAGTCTATTTGTACTGTTTTCCTTCTTTCGAATTCACGAAGCCTTACCCGCACTTTATTCATTAAAAATCCCTTTACTCCTCTCTTTAGGAGCACTTGGCGCTTTGATTTGGCACACCTTGATCAGTCGCCAGCTACAAACTTTCTGGCACCCGAGTATGACGTGGCTCGTCCTATTTTGGGGGCTTGTTGTCATAGGCATTGTCTTGTCCTCTAACCCGGGCGTTGCGATAACCTATTTTAAAAATATCTATTGGAAAATCATCATCATGACTCTAGCCATCGCTTGGTTGGTGAATACGGAAGATGCAGTGCGAAAAATCGCAACCTTGATTATCTTAGCGGGTGGATTAATCGCCGTAGTTGCTTTGTATAACTCGGCTTCAGGGATTGGTTTAGTTGAGGGGACGAGAGTCACCATCGGTCGTCAGTTGGGCTCTGTGCTTGGTGATCCGAATGATTTGTCGCTGGTATTAATGTTCCCTCTGGCGTTTGCGATCAGCTTTGCCACCACAAAAGGTATAGGCTTCTCACGTATTCTTGGTATTACCGGGCTAGTACTGGCAATGGCAGCCGTTATCGCGACACAAAGCCGTGGTGGGCTTTTGGGATCAGTTGCTGTATTTGGTATTTTTGGTCTGCGCTTGATTCGCTCAAAATCACTATTGATCTTCATCGCTGTAATTGGGTTGCTGGGACTGTTTGCCGTAGCCGGAATTTCCGACCGTCAGTCGGGCGGCGCAGCAGAAGACGGCATCGACGCATCAGCCATGGGACGCTTATATGCATGGGAAGCGGCGTTTAAGATGGCGGTGGTGAACCCGTTTAGTGGCGTGGGTTTAAACAATTTCTATTCGAATTACTACTATTACAGCCCACATTGGGACGGGCTCAACCACGCGGTTCACAGTACTTGGTTCGGCGTGTTGGCTGAGACCGGGTTTCTTGGCCTGGCTGTGTTTATTGGTATGATCATTTCGCTTATCAAAACGAGCCGACAAACGCTTTCTATCTTAAATCAGCGAAAAGGCTTGGTTTCCCCTTATCTCACAGCAACAGCGCTTGCGGTGTATGCAGGTGTAATAGGCACTGTGGTTTCCGGTACTTTCCTAACCCAAGGCTTCACGTGGCCGATTTATATCCTCGCAGCGCTTTGTATCGCTATCTCCCGCATTACTCAAATCCGTTCTCAAATTGAGAAAACCAAAGAAACACTCAACAAATAA
- a CDS encoding acyltransferase codes for MLAQQLNDFKVWLQHHENPSYRKLFLILKSIRACDLPTPMWMNKTVRTVYSASTSIWNNLVRVFIHTPAFKGRLSQYGRGLYLFGGVPFVSGPLSITLGDDCRISGQTTFSARPQSSDPQLIVGSNVDIGWQSTFAIGSRIEIGDNVRIAGRAFLFGYSGHSLDADLRAKGFGDLDCDVGDIVLAKDVWLGTNVTVCPNVTIGEGTIVGAGSVVTKDLPAFVVAAGNPARVIRSLNH; via the coding sequence ATGTTGGCTCAGCAGTTAAATGACTTCAAAGTGTGGTTACAACACCACGAAAACCCTTCATATCGCAAATTGTTTCTCATTTTGAAATCGATTCGTGCATGTGATCTTCCTACACCGATGTGGATGAACAAGACGGTTCGCACTGTTTATTCAGCGAGTACCTCCATTTGGAACAACTTGGTTCGGGTATTTATCCATACCCCCGCCTTTAAAGGTCGACTTTCTCAGTATGGTCGAGGGCTTTATCTCTTTGGTGGTGTGCCTTTTGTTTCCGGGCCACTTTCCATCACTCTTGGAGACGATTGCCGCATCTCTGGTCAAACAACGTTTAGCGCCAGACCCCAATCCAGTGATCCACAACTGATTGTTGGCAGTAACGTCGATATCGGTTGGCAGAGTACTTTTGCGATTGGGAGCCGAATTGAAATTGGTGACAATGTTCGAATTGCCGGTCGCGCCTTTCTGTTTGGGTATTCTGGTCACTCACTTGACGCTGATTTAAGAGCGAAAGGCTTTGGCGATCTCGATTGCGATGTTGGAGATATCGTACTTGCAAAGGACGTATGGCTAGGAACAAACGTCACGGTTTGCCCCAATGTCACGATTGGCGAAGGGACCATCGTGGGTGCTGGTAGTGTGGTCACTAAAGACCTGCCTGCTTTTGTTGTTGCTGCAGGTAATCCTGCCAGAGTGATACGTTCACTTAATCACTAA
- a CDS encoding glycosyltransferase has protein sequence MRDLIVFGEDFGGLPSSTQHLVTRLAKQRKVLWVNSIGLRQPKLNMHDVKRACGKLVGKSKGGYTDQREHHVNITVINLKTLPAPKSAFARYIAKTLMRLQLKPVIERLQLHKPILWTSLPTAADLCGTLGESSVVYYCGDDFSSLAGVDHKVVKQHEDKLVEHADLILAASAPLLAKFPQSKTHYLPHGVDTSLFSRPSQRATDLPSPNHKIAGFYGSLSNWLDYELIEQVCLANPSWQFVFIGPIELPNYPLPKLANVHYLGPKPHRDLPGYSQHWDVSLLPFKSNGQIASCSPLKLLEYFAAGCPVITTPFPALSPYKALVSTVTDCEQFTEALNQLDRQSTDERQKSVIDESWDARTLKLNCMLESL, from the coding sequence ATGCGAGATCTTATTGTTTTTGGTGAAGATTTTGGTGGCTTACCATCGAGTACACAACATCTGGTTACCCGGTTAGCAAAACAACGCAAGGTACTTTGGGTTAACTCGATAGGACTCCGTCAACCCAAGTTAAATATGCACGATGTTAAACGTGCTTGCGGTAAGCTTGTGGGTAAAAGTAAAGGTGGTTACACCGACCAGCGAGAGCATCACGTAAATATTACGGTGATCAACCTTAAAACACTTCCTGCTCCTAAGTCAGCATTCGCGCGTTATATCGCCAAAACCTTGATGCGTCTGCAGCTGAAACCCGTTATCGAGAGGCTTCAGCTGCACAAACCAATTTTATGGACTTCACTTCCGACTGCAGCCGATTTATGTGGAACTCTCGGTGAGTCATCGGTGGTTTACTATTGCGGAGACGATTTCTCATCGCTTGCCGGTGTCGATCATAAGGTGGTCAAACAGCACGAAGACAAACTCGTGGAGCACGCGGACCTGATACTCGCAGCCAGTGCACCCTTGCTAGCAAAATTTCCGCAGTCCAAAACTCACTACTTGCCTCATGGCGTAGATACCTCACTTTTTAGTCGGCCAAGCCAGCGTGCCACGGATTTACCCTCTCCAAATCACAAGATTGCTGGGTTTTATGGCAGCCTGTCTAACTGGCTAGATTACGAACTCATCGAGCAAGTTTGCCTCGCGAACCCTAGCTGGCAATTTGTGTTTATCGGCCCAATTGAACTCCCAAACTATCCGCTACCGAAACTGGCAAATGTGCACTACCTTGGCCCTAAGCCACATCGCGACTTACCCGGTTACAGTCAACATTGGGATGTGAGTTTACTTCCGTTTAAATCCAATGGACAAATTGCTTCATGCAGCCCTTTAAAATTACTGGAATACTTTGCGGCAGGCTGTCCCGTCATCACTACGCCTTTTCCCGCGTTATCGCCTTACAAAGCCTTGGTTTCAACCGTCACTGATTGCGAGCAATTCACAGAGGCATTAAATCAGTTAGATCGTCAATCAACCGATGAGCGACAAAAGTCAGTTATCGACGAAAGTTGGGATGCACGTACGCTTAAATTGAACTGTATGTTGGAGTCACTATGA
- a CDS encoding GumC family protein: protein MNELKRRFIVILNSAWRQRYVIVVPILILPFVGYFIGKIAPTNYVSHTSMLIQETAKMNPFLEDIAVSTMLKERLNALSTLLKSRHVLTAVANEHQLINDSMPPAKRDYIINQLSNSLTITQPGKDFLKISLTAPRPDGMKELLESISEHFIEQLLAPERSSIQDSSEFLAIHIEKRRQELDIAENELADFKNRFASVTPEMQSQSLGRLASLKQSYAEKKAELAGVEKSLGSLDQQLSTTNPVVGKIEDQIIEIRSELTLLKAKYTESHSAVQGKERELRRLENERALLLKMEQPNISSDQLWDIASSNKLKDLGEIQPLLVTQLQSLQLVRGRYESLTEETKSLKEMISSLEQEANRFGDNAKTMHRLVRNAEIKRQLYDELIQRYEMAQLTGSLGVFEQNKRVKIIDLPYTPSRPANLPAIVFVIAGLVAGIGLGAGVALLIELFDSSIRRKEEIEAITHAPVLTHIPRIKPY from the coding sequence ATGAACGAGTTAAAACGGAGATTTATCGTCATACTCAATTCAGCATGGCGACAACGGTATGTGATTGTCGTACCGATTCTTATCCTTCCATTCGTTGGATACTTTATTGGTAAAATTGCACCGACTAACTACGTGTCGCATACGTCAATGCTGATTCAGGAAACCGCGAAGATGAATCCGTTTCTGGAAGATATCGCGGTCTCAACCATGCTAAAAGAACGTCTAAATGCCTTGAGTACGCTACTGAAAAGTCGCCATGTACTCACTGCGGTGGCGAATGAGCATCAGCTGATTAACGACTCAATGCCACCAGCCAAGCGTGATTACATCATCAATCAGCTTTCAAACAGTTTAACGATCACTCAACCGGGCAAAGACTTTCTTAAAATCTCACTGACCGCTCCCCGTCCGGACGGTATGAAAGAGTTATTAGAGTCTATCAGTGAGCATTTTATTGAACAGCTTCTCGCACCAGAGCGTTCATCGATTCAGGACTCGTCAGAATTTCTCGCTATTCATATTGAGAAACGCAGACAGGAACTCGACATTGCGGAAAACGAACTGGCTGATTTTAAAAATCGCTTTGCATCGGTAACGCCGGAAATGCAAAGTCAGTCGCTAGGTCGCCTTGCCTCTCTGAAACAAAGCTACGCAGAGAAAAAAGCCGAACTCGCTGGGGTTGAAAAGAGCCTGGGTTCTCTCGATCAACAACTATCAACAACCAACCCCGTGGTCGGAAAAATTGAAGATCAGATCATCGAGATTCGTAGCGAACTGACTCTTCTCAAAGCGAAGTACACAGAGAGTCATAGTGCTGTTCAAGGCAAAGAACGCGAGTTACGCCGTTTAGAAAATGAACGCGCCTTATTATTGAAAATGGAGCAACCTAATATCAGTAGCGATCAGCTTTGGGATATAGCCAGCAGTAATAAATTAAAAGATCTTGGAGAGATTCAACCTTTACTCGTCACCCAGCTACAAAGCTTGCAACTCGTGCGAGGTCGTTATGAATCCCTCACAGAAGAAACAAAGAGTTTAAAAGAAATGATTTCCAGCCTGGAGCAAGAAGCCAATCGATTCGGTGACAACGCGAAAACCATGCATCGTTTAGTTCGCAATGCTGAAATTAAGCGTCAACTCTATGATGAATTAATTCAACGTTACGAAATGGCTCAGCTCACTGGTTCTTTAGGGGTTTTCGAGCAAAACAAACGCGTCAAAATTATTGACCTTCCCTATACCCCTAGTCGCCCGGCGAATCTTCCGGCGATTGTATTTGTCATTGCGGGATTGGTGGCGGGAATTGGTTTAGGTGCTGGTGTTGCGTTATTGATCGAGCTGTTTGATTCATCGATAAGACGCAAAGAAGAGATCGAAGCCATTACACATGCGCCTGTACTCACGCACATTCCAAGAATAAAGCCGTATTAA
- a CDS encoding glycosyltransferase produces MSIKSKTIIHVVQHLSPGGLEALALNMLAFSSPHQKVLIVSLEGKKQEAVLKWSKLKSVENQLIFLNKPSGYSVKTLIQLVKLFLTLKPSVVHTHHIGPILYGSVAARLAGVKARIHTEHDAWHLSDQKHRALQNLALKIAKPCVVADALLVKQRIHQHFDYQDVRVIKNGIDCEKFTTGSKHLARQLFGLPVQSTIIGTAGRLEQVKGHDILINAMALLPNHIQLVIAGDGSQRIKLEQQVQQLGLRSRVTFLGLVDDMTRFYQTLDLFCLPSRREGFPLSTLEAQACDIVTLASDVGATKETLCPSTGVLFESENSQQLAASVKTALNKPVKASPRQFVLKHNDIRDMMRAYEILAEEKSA; encoded by the coding sequence ATGAGCATAAAGTCCAAAACGATTATTCACGTGGTTCAGCACCTTTCCCCTGGTGGATTAGAGGCGCTCGCACTCAACATGCTGGCGTTTTCGTCCCCACACCAGAAAGTACTCATTGTTAGTTTGGAAGGTAAAAAACAAGAAGCAGTATTGAAATGGTCAAAACTGAAGTCGGTTGAAAACCAATTAATCTTTCTTAACAAGCCGTCAGGCTATAGCGTTAAGACGCTGATACAACTTGTTAAACTGTTTCTCACGTTAAAGCCAAGCGTTGTTCATACCCATCATATTGGTCCGATTCTATACGGCTCCGTTGCTGCTCGCTTGGCCGGGGTAAAAGCTCGAATTCATACCGAACATGATGCATGGCATCTATCAGACCAAAAGCACCGCGCTTTACAAAACCTGGCACTAAAAATCGCTAAACCCTGCGTTGTTGCCGATGCACTTCTGGTAAAACAACGAATTCATCAACATTTTGATTATCAGGATGTCAGGGTGATCAAAAACGGTATCGACTGCGAGAAATTCACCACTGGCTCCAAGCACCTTGCCCGTCAGCTTTTTGGACTGCCTGTGCAAAGCACCATTATTGGTACGGCAGGTCGATTAGAACAAGTCAAAGGTCACGACATTTTGATCAACGCGATGGCATTACTGCCGAACCATATACAGCTAGTTATCGCTGGGGATGGTAGCCAACGTATCAAATTAGAACAGCAAGTGCAGCAACTTGGGTTAAGAAGTCGAGTAACCTTTCTTGGTCTTGTTGATGACATGACGCGATTTTATCAAACGCTGGACTTATTCTGTTTGCCCTCACGTCGTGAAGGTTTCCCGCTCTCTACTTTAGAGGCCCAAGCATGTGACATTGTCACTTTAGCAAGCGACGTAGGTGCAACAAAAGAAACCCTTTGCCCAAGCACCGGAGTGTTGTTTGAAAGTGAAAACTCACAGCAGTTGGCCGCCAGTGTAAAAACCGCCTTAAACAAACCAGTAAAAGCATCCCCAAGACAGTTTGTCTTAAAGCATAACGACATCAGGGACATGATGCGTGCATACGAAATATTAGCTGAGGAGAAAAGCGCATGA
- a CDS encoding glycosyltransferase family 2 protein translates to MIDLLLTTLFIISCVLVIYHHVGYPVLLSWYSKNHPYKARSHRTRGYRSIKSDRGCSTITILVPAYNEEQWIADKIRNLSALDYPKNKYKVIIACDGCTDKTVSIAEQTIQEAICSDTHFEIRAFKTNRGKVALINEQMKTITSDITALSDVSALISIDALWIANTHFQDSKVGVVNGHYQLFKPGNAGEASYWKYQSQLKMREASLGSTLGAHGAFYLFRTHLFESMSANTINDDFIIPMSIVRQGYIAEYEPDMVALEMEATNEKDDFSRRLRISAGNMQQAIQLCEMFLPKYRGVAFAFFSGKGLRLMTPYLLLFCFVSSIAMMDNPLFMAALVTQITIYSLAIVIYHLPHIFCHKACKLLLYIVAGHCANFIGGMRYLFGLESGKWSRVGQKGDAL, encoded by the coding sequence ATGATTGATTTACTACTTACCACACTGTTTATTATCAGTTGCGTGTTGGTTATCTATCACCACGTTGGCTACCCTGTTTTACTGTCTTGGTATTCTAAAAATCACCCTTACAAAGCCCGCAGCCATAGAACGCGTGGATACAGAAGTATCAAAAGCGATCGGGGATGTTCAACCATCACTATCTTGGTACCTGCCTACAACGAAGAGCAGTGGATAGCGGACAAAATTCGCAACCTATCTGCGCTTGATTACCCAAAAAATAAGTACAAAGTCATCATCGCATGTGATGGCTGTACCGATAAGACAGTGAGTATTGCAGAACAAACCATTCAAGAAGCAATTTGTTCCGATACACATTTTGAAATCCGGGCATTTAAAACCAATCGTGGCAAAGTTGCCCTGATAAATGAACAGATGAAAACCATCACCAGTGATATTACGGCATTGAGCGACGTGTCCGCCCTTATTTCCATTGATGCGCTATGGATTGCAAATACACATTTTCAAGACAGTAAAGTCGGCGTCGTCAATGGTCACTATCAATTGTTTAAGCCGGGTAATGCAGGGGAAGCCAGTTACTGGAAATACCAAAGTCAGCTTAAGATGCGTGAAGCCTCACTTGGCTCAACGCTTGGGGCGCATGGCGCATTTTATCTATTCCGCACGCACCTGTTTGAATCTATGAGTGCCAATACAATCAATGATGACTTTATAATTCCTATGTCGATCGTACGTCAGGGTTATATTGCTGAATATGAGCCTGATATGGTTGCTCTGGAGATGGAAGCCACCAACGAGAAAGATGACTTTAGCCGAAGACTGCGTATCTCTGCTGGCAACATGCAGCAGGCAATCCAGCTTTGTGAGATGTTCTTACCGAAGTACAGAGGTGTCGCATTTGCATTCTTTTCCGGCAAAGGGCTACGGCTCATGACCCCTTACCTACTTCTATTTTGTTTTGTTAGTTCTATCGCCATGATGGACAACCCACTTTTCATGGCTGCACTGGTCACTCAAATCACGATCTATTCACTGGCGATTGTAATTTATCACCTACCACATATATTTTGTCACAAAGCCTGCAAGCTACTGCTTTACATCGTTGCTGGTCATTGCGCAAATTTCATCGGTGGTATGCGATACCTATTTGGTCTTGAATCAGGAAAGTGGTCTCGTGTGGGCCAAAAAGGAGATGCACTATGA
- a CDS encoding sugar transferase — protein MSNVSAHISIWFAKRLFDLFGALFGLLLLSPVMPFIAIAIKLSSSGPVFYKQLRVGKSTPEKMMFFEIIKFRTMYQDAEQHTGAVWATENDPRITPVGRFLRKTRLDEIPQLFNVVKGDMSLIGPRPERPSFYSKLESAIPYFADRTYGVMPGITGLAQVNQGYDTCIDDVRRKVGYDHSYALSLCSMKSWLSMDMSIITKTIVVMFDGRGQ, from the coding sequence ATGAGTAACGTATCCGCACATATTTCAATTTGGTTTGCAAAACGTCTCTTTGATTTGTTCGGCGCGCTATTTGGTTTACTGCTTCTGTCACCAGTAATGCCTTTTATCGCGATAGCAATCAAACTCTCCTCTTCGGGCCCTGTGTTTTATAAACAGCTTCGAGTCGGTAAATCTACACCAGAGAAAATGATGTTTTTCGAAATCATTAAATTTCGCACCATGTACCAAGACGCAGAACAACATACAGGGGCAGTCTGGGCGACGGAAAATGACCCAAGAATCACGCCAGTTGGACGATTTTTACGTAAGACTCGTTTGGATGAAATCCCACAACTTTTTAACGTAGTTAAAGGTGACATGTCACTGATAGGTCCACGACCTGAACGCCCTAGTTTCTATAGCAAACTGGAGAGTGCGATCCCTTATTTCGCTGATAGAACCTATGGTGTGATGCCGGGTATTACCGGATTAGCGCAAGTCAATCAGGGTTACGATACCTGCATTGATGACGTGCGAAGAAAAGTCGGCTATGACCACAGTTACGCGCTTTCTCTATGCTCGATGAAGTCTTGGCTCAGTATGGATATGAGCATCATTACCAAAACCATTGTGGTGATGTTTGATGGTCGGGGGCAATAG
- a CDS encoding antibiotic biosynthesis monooxygenase family protein, translating into MFRVVYEWRVPIEKMDEFQDAWRSATESIHHSVEGALGSFMLRSYDKPEKVLTIAKWQTRENWERFWENRNPEKMQKMREIAERISVEAFDEIEDRTK; encoded by the coding sequence ATGTTTAGAGTTGTGTATGAGTGGCGTGTACCAATCGAGAAAATGGACGAGTTTCAAGATGCCTGGCGTTCGGCGACCGAATCCATCCACCATTCGGTAGAAGGTGCGCTCGGTAGCTTTATGCTTCGTTCCTATGATAAGCCTGAAAAGGTTCTCACTATTGCCAAATGGCAAACGCGCGAAAATTGGGAACGGTTCTGGGAAAATCGCAATCCAGAAAAAATGCAGAAGATGCGTGAAATTGCTGAACGTATCTCCGTTGAAGCATTCGACGAAATTGAAGATAGAACTAAATAG
- a CDS encoding GNAT family N-acetyltransferase, whose translation MDVYPEIELSREQHSAIQSLRNQSFPEDQVARSYYKQLPHMRALKYKGNQLVGYMGLDYRVIAVGEETYKVLGVIDFCIDSAHQGKGIGSSMLSQLADYASTKDVDFIVLISDLHSFYTQNGYQRVDTLSSWLRLSEHRNYGVAVERVNDLYIKSMSGKTWALGHMDWLGYMY comes from the coding sequence ATGGATGTTTACCCGGAAATAGAATTATCGAGAGAGCAGCATTCTGCGATTCAGTCTTTGCGAAACCAGTCGTTTCCTGAAGATCAAGTGGCACGCTCATATTACAAGCAACTTCCTCACATGAGAGCCTTGAAATATAAAGGTAATCAACTTGTTGGTTACATGGGTTTAGACTATCGAGTGATAGCCGTGGGAGAAGAAACCTACAAAGTCTTAGGTGTGATCGATTTTTGTATCGACAGCGCTCATCAAGGTAAAGGTATTGGCTCTTCAATGTTATCTCAGCTTGCAGATTATGCTTCTACTAAAGATGTCGATTTCATAGTCTTAATATCTGATCTACATAGCTTTTATACACAAAATGGTTATCAGCGTGTTGATACGCTCAGTTCATGGTTGCGACTATCTGAACACAGAAATTATGGTGTCGCAGTAGAGCGGGTGAATGATTTGTATATAAAGTCAATGAGCGGCAAAACTTGGGCACTTGGACACATGGACTGGTTAGGTTATATGTACTAG